Proteins from a genomic interval of Rickettsia sp. Oklahoma-10:
- the pld gene encoding phospholipase D produces the protein MKRKNAKFTEISIVFILGVVLGIYSQHLDYFTNLINQKLLVSSAPQIKHYNISELSRRKVSTCFTPPAGCTKFIANQIDRAEESIYMQAYGMSDTLITTALINAQARGVKVRILLDRSNLKQKFSKLRALQRAKIDVGIDKVSGIAHNKVIIIDKKKVITGSFNFTAAADKRNAENVILIEDQELAESYLQNWLSRKASN, from the coding sequence ATGAAGAGAAAAAATGCTAAGTTTACAGAAATAAGTATTGTCTTTATCTTGGGAGTTGTTTTAGGTATTTATAGCCAGCATTTGGATTATTTTACTAATCTAATAAACCAAAAATTATTAGTTTCATCTGCTCCACAAATCAAGCATTACAATATTTCAGAGCTTTCAAGAAGGAAAGTTAGTACATGTTTTACCCCGCCTGCCGGTTGTACTAAGTTTATAGCCAATCAGATAGATAGAGCTGAAGAGTCTATTTATATGCAGGCATACGGTATGAGTGATACATTGATTACTACTGCACTTATTAATGCACAAGCACGAGGAGTAAAAGTGAGAATATTGCTTGATCGTAGTAATTTAAAGCAGAAATTTTCTAAGTTACGTGCATTACAACGAGCAAAAATTGATGTAGGTATAGATAAAGTATCAGGAATCGCTCATAATAAAGTTATAATTATCGATAAAAAGAAAGTAATAACCGGTTCGTTTAATTTCACAGCTGCTGCTGATAAACGTAATGCTGAAAATGTAATTCTTATAGAAGATCAGGAACTAGCAGAGTCTTATTTACAAAATTGGTTAAGCAGAAAAGCAAGTAATTAA
- a CDS encoding SurA N-terminal domain-containing protein: MLDSIRKTADSFIMRCLFGMIAFAFIVFGIKDVLNGGRGGDIVTFSHAKNISQADFLQAKSLEINSINKQTGTSLTDEEIAQLNIDNRILKRLIYNNVLDYLVSYYDLDLSDDTVKILVKASPVFKNEQGVFDIKIFKTYFRNSYMDEEKYLLNFKEKALKNIFVGIFAESFYIPKAMTENIVDYMAEKREVELVQIDLQNKPKDLQIPTPTDQQLKDFYQDNKTSFEVPEKRSFSYIKANIKDLKVSVTQDELLEFYNENKDEFGNQSFETVQKQLYDLLKAQKIDILNMEFAKKLEDETVAGASLIDIAEKYKLPIHNVNYVSYAELIEDEIIAGNADSIFELSEGELSYPIEAEDKSYLMLVELKSIQPTKIPEFDSIKEQVNKVWIKQHIADVNLNIIKDLAKEYNSDQENIKEFKATGIKISKKNYIRSEIENELSLTPEILLSIFNTKIGSNTPVFQVGDEVYFAHIKSRSIDELTAKNIRFNSEKSIIYNIKNSIIDELINYAIIQNDMRVNANFSK, encoded by the coding sequence ATGTTAGATAGTATTAGAAAAACTGCCGATAGTTTTATAATGCGGTGTTTATTCGGAATGATTGCTTTTGCTTTTATTGTCTTTGGTATTAAAGATGTATTAAATGGAGGAAGAGGTGGCGATATTGTTACTTTTTCTCATGCAAAAAATATATCTCAAGCAGATTTTTTGCAAGCAAAATCTTTGGAAATTAATTCTATAAATAAGCAAACTGGAACAAGTTTAACCGATGAAGAAATAGCGCAGTTAAATATTGATAACCGAATCCTAAAAAGGCTTATTTATAATAATGTTTTAGATTATTTAGTTAGTTATTATGACTTAGATCTAAGTGATGATACAGTTAAAATTTTAGTTAAAGCATCACCAGTTTTTAAAAATGAGCAAGGTGTTTTTGATATTAAAATTTTTAAAACTTATTTTAGAAATTCTTATATGGATGAAGAAAAATATTTATTAAATTTCAAAGAAAAAGCTTTAAAAAATATTTTTGTTGGTATTTTTGCAGAAAGTTTCTATATTCCTAAAGCTATGACTGAAAATATAGTAGATTATATGGCTGAAAAAAGAGAAGTAGAATTAGTACAAATAGATTTACAAAATAAACCGAAAGATTTACAAATTCCTACTCCTACCGATCAGCAATTAAAGGATTTTTATCAAGATAATAAAACCTCGTTTGAAGTACCTGAGAAACGCAGCTTTTCTTATATTAAAGCTAATATCAAGGATCTAAAAGTCTCAGTTACTCAAGATGAATTGTTAGAATTTTATAATGAAAATAAAGATGAATTTGGAAATCAAAGTTTTGAAACGGTACAAAAACAATTATATGATTTATTAAAGGCTCAAAAAATCGATATACTTAATATGGAGTTTGCTAAAAAGCTGGAAGATGAGACGGTAGCCGGTGCTAGCTTGATTGACATTGCTGAAAAATATAAGCTACCGATACACAACGTTAATTATGTCAGTTATGCAGAGCTTATTGAAGATGAAATAATTGCCGGAAATGCTGATAGTATTTTTGAACTTTCGGAAGGAGAATTATCTTATCCTATAGAAGCAGAAGATAAAAGCTATCTTATGTTGGTGGAATTAAAATCAATTCAGCCGACAAAAATACCTGAATTTGATAGTATTAAAGAGCAGGTAAATAAAGTTTGGATAAAACAGCATATAGCAGATGTAAACTTAAACATTATTAAAGATTTAGCAAAGGAATATAATTCAGATCAAGAGAATATAAAAGAATTTAAAGCTACCGGAATAAAAATAAGTAAAAAAAATTATATTAGATCCGAAATAGAAAATGAACTCTCATTAACTCCTGAGATATTATTATCAATTTTTAACACTAAAATAGGAAGTAATACACCTGTGTTTCAGGTAGGCGATGAAGTATATTTTGCACATATTAAATCTAGAAGCATAGATGAATTAACAGCTAAAAATATTCGTTTCAATTCAGAAAAAAGTATAATATATAATATTAAAAATTCTATAATTGATGAGTTAATTAACTATGCAATTATTCAGAATGATATGCGGGTAAATGCTAATTTTAGTAAGTAG
- a CDS encoding autotransporter outer membrane beta-barrel domain-containing protein, with the protein MTNVFPKLFQKVIQKGLKTALFTTSTAALMMSSSGALGIAEYGVISTNNAAFSDNADTNLWHGITNAGADNNNPVNGPQNGDAFTFGGNHIITADEVDRIIQAINVADTHPEGLIINANTKVGSIITNNNFLDVSIKANKNLTLTGTAAVDRKHGFNAAANIYTGLKHVILEQNSELTIHSSTPALITILGDIYGEEGIVTVNTDTKIDGTIGNDDPLAKISVGKAILALRGDVVKANAINLTDNASRLTFTNPVVVTGAIDNTGNANNGVVTFAGNSTVTGNIGNTNALATLDVEAGLVQLKGDVVKANAINLTDNASRLTFTNPVVVTGAIDNTGNANNGVVTFAGNSTVTGNIGNTNALATLDVGAGLVQLKGDVVKANAINLTDNASRLTFTNPVVVTGVIDNTGNANNGVVTFAGNSTVTGNIGNTNALATLDVGAGLVQLKGDVVKANAINLTDNASRLTFTNPVVVTGAIDNTGNANNGVVTFAGNSTVTGNIGNTNALATLDVGAGLVQLKGDVVKANAINLTDNASKLTFTNPVVVTGVIDNTGNANNGVVTFAGNSTVTGNIGNTNALATLDVEAGLVQLKGDVVKANAINLTDNASKLTFTNPVVVTGAIDNTGNANNGVVTFAGNSTVTGNIGNTNALAILDVGAGLVQLKGDVVKANAINLTDNASKLTFTNPVVVTGVIDNTGNANNGVVTFAGNSTVTGNIGNTNALAILDVGAGLVQLKGDVVKANAINLTDNASKLTFTNPVVVTGAIDNTGNANNGVVTFAGNSTVTGNIGNTNALATLDVGAGLVQLKGDVVKANAINLTDNASKLTFTNPVVVTGAIDNTGNANNGVVTFAGNSTVTGNIGNTNALATLDVGAGLVQLKGDVVKANAINLTDNASRLTFTNPVVVTGAIDNTGNANNGVVTFAGNSTVTGNIGNTNALATLDVGAGLVQLKGDVVKANAINLTDNASRLTFTNPVVVTGAIDNTGNANNGVVTFAGNSTVTGNIGNTNALATLDVGAGLVQLKGDVVKANAINLTDNASRLTFTNPVVVTGAIDNTGNANNGVVTFAGNSTVTGNIGNTNALATLDVGAGLVQLKGDVVKANAINLTDNASRLTFTNPVVVTGAIDNTGNANNGVVTFAGNSTVTGNIGNTNALAILDVGAGLVQLKGDVVKANAINLTDNASRLTFTNPVVVTGAIDNTGNANNGVVTFAGNSTVTGNIGNTNALATLDVGAGLVQLKGDVVKANAINLTDNASRLTFTNPVVVTGAIDNTGNANNGVVTFAGNSTVTGNIGNTNALAILDVGAGLVQLKGDVVKANAINLTDNASKLTFTNPVVVTGAIDNTGNANNGVVTFAGNSTVTGNIGNTNALAILDVGAGLVQLKGDVVKANAINLTDNASRLTFTNPVVVTGAIDNTGNANNGVVTFAGNSTVTGNIGNTNALATLDVGAGLVQLKGDVVKANAINLTDNASRLTFTNPVVVTGAIDNTGNANNGVVTFAGNSTVTGNIGNTNALETLNVGAGATLQAGGSIAANNIDFGVGGTLEFNGPDGPIYNLTSVIVNGNNGTLNINAASTVMAHDASIGEVALIDIQNDKNFGIDVKNADVNLLNGQVISFKGANSSLLLLNNSIIDDRVITLKNDLPAFATGGGNLTLISATKLITLQGDGGAKAIGTGGNELGSLSIFGNVAFNNIDTTNVIEFNILSNTKFIDVGSTTNQINRINIGAANTIFAAGEGSYTIDTEGANAINILANGQTINFAHEDAELVLQNSAAGNGRITLNAILDPFAPNKGKIVVNSEVAGGKIILASVDGATYGTKVNRLKELEFKGNGTIQVDTDIFANNLALSVPAINYNKDINANLTFKANTVLTQNGNINGNVDFNNHAAAITLGIGQNINGSVTSSNGVNGTIIASGASTIKGAITNLAMLKVGAGNVTITTGGNTSINEIQGNGMGMLTMPAINLIGGINKTGGQTLKLNFNGGGSVSDVVGNANSPVGDITTAGTMRFASSVNAKGTATFSGTTSFADMFTNTGPVILGKGFTYNFAKDVTATSFQADGATMNFGNNLSFNSAITGSGTTITLGANQVIYKGSGDFTDTLTLNTIFDGAVKSGGNILIKSGSTLDLSGVSTLALVVTATNFDINNIDPNTKYTVIYAETAGGLKPAPADNVKITINNENRFVDFTFDASSLTLFAEDISGAVIEKDFTGVTQRSLEIMAQAQNGSDARQALNNDFGCMTNSQVVEAVSHLIQDVVKPSDTIANVNNQIITSNISSSLINLNARIDELQPASISAGDEDRDAKFGAWITPFVGNATQKMSNNVSGYKSDTTGGTIGFDGLVSDDLMLGIAYTRADTDIKLKNNKTGDKNKVQTNIYSLYSLYNLPYENFFVEAITAYSDNTIRSKSRRIAAAVNTVAYQTASGKYKSESYVGQLMAGYTYVMPENINLTPVAGLRYLAIKDKGYKETGATYQNLIIKGKTYNSFDGMLGAKLSSNINVSDVVLKPELYAMVDYAFRNKVPAIDARLQGMAQPFPTNSLKQNKISFDVGIGVTAKYKMMEYSINYDTNIGSKYFAQQGSVKVRVNF; encoded by the coding sequence ATGACGAATGTTTTTCCAAAACTATTTCAAAAAGTAATTCAAAAAGGTCTTAAAACTGCTTTATTCACCACCTCAACTGCAGCATTAATGATGAGTAGTAGCGGGGCATTGGGTATTGCCGAATATGGTGTTATTTCTACTAATAATGCAGCATTTAGTGATAATGCTGATACCAATCTTTGGCATGGTATAACGAATGCAGGAGCAGATAATAATAATCCTGTTAATGGACCTCAAAATGGTGATGCATTTACTTTCGGTGGTAATCATATAATCACTGCAGATGAAGTTGACCGTATTATTCAGGCTATAAATGTTGCAGATACTCATCCTGAAGGCCTAATAATCAATGCAAATACCAAAGTAGGTTCTATTATTACAAACAATAACTTTTTAGATGTTAGTATTAAGGCCAATAAAAACTTAACTTTAACCGGCACAGCTGCAGTTGACCGAAAACATGGTTTTAATGCTGCTGCTAATATTTATACCGGTTTAAAACATGTAATTTTGGAGCAAAATTCTGAATTAACCATTCACTCTAGTACGCCTGCACTGATAACCATTTTGGGAGATATATATGGAGAAGAAGGTATAGTAACTGTCAATACAGATACTAAAATTGATGGTACAATAGGTAATGATGATCCATTAGCTAAAATAAGCGTTGGGAAAGCTATACTTGCTCTTAGAGGAGATGTAGTAAAAGCTAATGCAATAAATTTAACGGATAATGCATCAAGATTGACATTTACAAATCCTGTAGTAGTAACCGGAGCAATAGATAATACAGGTAATGCTAATAATGGTGTGGTGACCTTTGCCGGTAATAGTACAGTGACTGGCAATATAGGTAATACAAATGCCTTAGCAACATTGGATGTAGAAGCAGGCTTAGTACAATTAAAAGGAGATGTAGTAAAAGCTAATGCAATAAATTTAACGGATAATGCATCAAGATTGACATTTACAAATCCTGTAGTAGTAACCGGAGCAATAGATAATACAGGTAATGCTAATAATGGTGTAGTGACCTTTGCCGGTAATAGTACAGTAACTGGCAATATAGGTAATACAAATGCCTTAGCAACATTGGATGTAGGAGCAGGCTTAGTACAATTAAAAGGAGATGTAGTAAAAGCTAATGCAATAAATTTAACGGATAATGCATCAAGATTGACATTTACAAATCCTGTAGTAGTAACTGGAGTAATAGATAATACAGGTAATGCTAATAATGGTGTGGTGACCTTTGCCGGTAATAGTACAGTAACTGGCAATATAGGTAATACAAATGCCTTAGCAACATTAGATGTAGGAGCAGGCTTAGTACAATTAAAAGGAGATGTAGTAAAAGCTAATGCAATAAATTTAACGGATAATGCATCAAGATTGACATTTACAAATCCTGTAGTAGTAACCGGAGCAATAGATAATACAGGTAATGCTAATAATGGTGTGGTGACCTTTGCCGGTAATAGTACAGTAACTGGCAATATAGGTAATACAAATGCCTTAGCAACATTAGATGTAGGAGCAGGCTTAGTACAATTAAAAGGAGATGTAGTAAAAGCTAATGCAATAAATTTAACGGATAATGCATCAAAATTGACATTTACAAATCCTGTAGTAGTAACTGGAGTAATAGATAATACAGGTAATGCTAATAATGGTGTGGTGACCTTTGCCGGTAATAGTACAGTGACTGGCAATATAGGTAATACAAATGCCTTAGCAACATTGGATGTAGAAGCAGGCTTAGTACAATTAAAAGGAGATGTAGTAAAAGCTAATGCAATAAATTTAACGGATAATGCATCAAAATTGACATTTACAAATCCTGTAGTAGTAACCGGAGCAATAGATAATACAGGTAATGCTAATAATGGTGTGGTGACCTTTGCCGGTAATAGTACAGTAACTGGCAATATAGGTAATACAAATGCCTTAGCAATATTGGATGTAGGAGCAGGCTTAGTACAATTAAAAGGAGATGTAGTAAAAGCTAATGCAATAAATTTAACGGATAATGCATCAAAATTGACATTTACAAATCCTGTAGTAGTAACTGGAGTAATAGATAATACAGGTAATGCTAATAATGGTGTGGTGACCTTTGCCGGTAATAGTACAGTAACTGGCAATATAGGTAATACAAATGCCTTAGCAATATTGGATGTAGGAGCAGGCTTAGTACAATTAAAAGGAGATGTAGTAAAAGCTAATGCAATAAATTTAACGGATAATGCATCAAAATTGACATTTACAAATCCTGTAGTAGTAACCGGAGCAATAGATAATACAGGTAATGCTAATAATGGTGTGGTGACCTTTGCCGGTAATAGTACAGTAACTGGCAATATAGGTAATACAAATGCCTTAGCAACATTGGATGTAGGAGCAGGCTTAGTACAATTAAAAGGAGATGTAGTAAAAGCTAATGCAATAAATTTAACGGATAATGCATCAAAATTGACATTTACAAATCCTGTAGTAGTAACCGGAGCAATAGATAATACAGGTAATGCTAATAATGGTGTGGTGACCTTTGCCGGTAATAGTACAGTAACTGGCAATATAGGTAATACAAATGCCTTAGCAACATTGGATGTAGGAGCAGGCTTAGTACAATTAAAAGGAGATGTAGTAAAAGCTAATGCAATAAATTTAACGGATAATGCATCAAGATTGACATTTACAAATCCTGTAGTAGTAACCGGAGCAATAGATAATACAGGTAATGCTAATAATGGTGTGGTGACCTTTGCCGGTAATAGTACAGTAACTGGCAATATAGGTAATACAAATGCCTTAGCAACATTGGATGTAGGAGCAGGCTTAGTACAATTAAAAGGAGATGTAGTAAAAGCTAATGCAATAAATTTAACGGATAATGCATCAAGATTGACATTTACAAATCCTGTAGTAGTAACCGGAGCAATAGATAATACAGGTAATGCTAATAATGGTGTAGTGACCTTTGCCGGTAATAGTACAGTAACTGGCAATATAGGTAATACAAATGCCTTAGCAACATTGGATGTAGGAGCAGGCTTAGTACAATTAAAAGGAGATGTAGTAAAAGCTAATGCAATAAATTTAACGGATAATGCATCAAGATTGACATTTACAAATCCTGTAGTAGTAACCGGAGCAATAGATAATACAGGTAATGCTAATAATGGTGTAGTGACCTTTGCCGGTAATAGTACAGTAACTGGCAATATAGGTAATACAAATGCCTTAGCAACATTGGATGTAGGAGCAGGCTTAGTACAATTAAAAGGAGATGTAGTAAAAGCTAATGCAATAAATTTAACGGATAATGCATCAAGATTGACATTTACAAATCCTGTAGTAGTAACCGGAGCAATAGATAATACAGGTAATGCTAATAATGGTGTAGTGACCTTTGCCGGTAATAGTACAGTAACTGGCAATATAGGTAATACAAATGCCTTAGCAATATTGGATGTAGGAGCAGGCTTAGTACAATTAAAAGGAGATGTAGTAAAAGCTAATGCAATAAATTTAACGGATAATGCATCAAGATTGACATTTACAAATCCTGTAGTAGTAACCGGAGCAATAGATAATACAGGTAATGCTAATAATGGTGTAGTGACCTTTGCCGGTAATAGTACAGTAACTGGCAATATAGGTAATACAAATGCCTTAGCAACATTGGATGTAGGAGCAGGCTTAGTACAATTAAAAGGAGATGTAGTAAAAGCTAATGCAATAAATTTAACGGATAATGCATCAAGATTGACATTTACAAATCCTGTAGTAGTAACCGGAGCAATAGATAATACAGGTAATGCTAATAATGGTGTGGTGACCTTTGCCGGTAATAGTACAGTAACTGGCAATATAGGTAATACAAATGCCTTAGCAATATTGGATGTAGGAGCAGGCTTAGTACAATTAAAAGGAGATGTAGTAAAAGCTAATGCAATAAATTTAACGGATAATGCATCAAAATTGACATTTACAAATCCTGTAGTAGTAACCGGAGCAATAGATAATACAGGTAATGCTAATAATGGTGTGGTGACCTTTGCCGGTAATAGTACAGTGACTGGCAATATAGGTAATACAAATGCCTTAGCAATATTGGATGTAGGAGCAGGCTTAGTACAATTAAAAGGAGATGTAGTAAAAGCTAATGCAATAAATTTAACGGATAATGCATCAAGATTGACATTTACAAATCCTGTAGTAGTAACCGGAGCAATAGATAATACAGGTAATGCTAATAATGGTGTGGTGACCTTTGCCGGTAATAGTACAGTAACTGGCAATATAGGTAATACAAATGCCTTAGCAACATTGGATGTAGGAGCAGGCTTAGTACAATTAAAAGGAGATGTAGTAAAAGCTAATGCAATAAATTTAACGGATAATGCATCAAGATTGACATTTACAAATCCTGTAGTAGTAACTGGAGCAATAGATAATACAGGTAATGCTAATAATGGTGTAGTGACCTTTGCCGGTAATAGTACAGTAACTGGCAATATAGGTAATACAAACGCCTTAGAAACATTAAATGTAGGAGCAGGAGCAACATTACAAGCTGGAGGAAGCATAGCTGCAAATAATATAGATTTTGGAGTCGGTGGTACATTAGAGTTTAACGGTCCTGATGGTCCAATTTATAATTTAACCAGTGTTATAGTAAACGGTAATAATGGTACACTTAATATTAATGCTGCAAGTACAGTGATGGCACATGATGCTAGTATTGGTGAAGTTGCACTAATTGACATTCAAAATGATAAGAATTTTGGAATAGATGTTAAGAACGCAGATGTTAATTTATTAAACGGTCAGGTGATTAGTTTTAAAGGAGCAAATTCAAGTCTTTTATTACTTAACAATAGTATTATAGATGATAGAGTTATAACGCTTAAAAATGATTTGCCTGCATTTGCAACCGGTGGTGGTAATTTAACTCTTATTAGTGCAACAAAACTTATAACCTTACAAGGTGATGGTGGAGCTAAAGCAATAGGTACGGGAGGCAATGAATTAGGATCATTAAGTATTTTTGGTAATGTAGCATTTAATAATATAGATACTACAAATGTTATTGAATTTAATATCCTAAGTAATACAAAGTTTATTGATGTAGGCAGTACTACTAACCAAATTAATAGAATAAATATAGGAGCTGCAAATACAATATTTGCTGCTGGTGAAGGTTCTTATACTATTGATACAGAAGGTGCTAATGCAATAAATATTTTAGCCAATGGTCAGACTATTAATTTTGCACATGAAGATGCTGAATTAGTATTACAAAATAGTGCAGCTGGTAACGGTAGGATAACATTAAATGCTATACTTGACCCTTTTGCTCCGAATAAAGGTAAAATTGTGGTAAATTCAGAAGTTGCGGGTGGAAAAATAATACTTGCAAGTGTTGATGGTGCTACTTACGGTACTAAAGTAAATAGGTTAAAAGAATTAGAATTTAAAGGAAACGGAACAATCCAAGTAGATACGGATATATTTGCTAACAATTTAGCATTATCAGTACCGGCAATTAATTATAATAAGGATATCAATGCTAATTTAACATTTAAAGCTAATACTGTTTTAACTCAGAACGGCAATATTAACGGCAATGTAGATTTTAATAATCACGCAGCAGCTATAACACTCGGTATAGGTCAAAATATCAATGGTAGCGTTACAAGTAGCAACGGAGTTAACGGTACGATAATTGCAAGTGGTGCTAGCACTATTAAAGGAGCTATTACAAATCTCGCTATGTTAAAAGTAGGTGCGGGTAATGTAACTATAACCACAGGAGGTAATACTAGTATCAATGAAATCCAAGGTAACGGTATGGGGATGTTAACAATGCCAGCTATTAACTTAATAGGTGGTATAAATAAAACCGGGGGTCAAACGTTAAAGTTGAACTTTAATGGTGGTGGTAGTGTTAGCGATGTTGTCGGTAATGCAAATAGTCCGGTAGGTGATATTACCACCGCAGGCACAATGCGTTTTGCAAGCAGTGTTAACGCAAAAGGTACTGCAACATTTAGTGGTACTACCAGTTTTGCTGATATGTTTACTAATACAGGGCCAGTGATTTTAGGCAAAGGTTTTACCTATAATTTTGCTAAAGATGTAACGGCGACGAGCTTTCAAGCTGATGGTGCTACTATGAATTTTGGTAATAACCTATCGTTTAACAGTGCTATAACAGGTAGCGGTACTACTATTACCTTAGGAGCAAATCAAGTAATCTATAAAGGATCAGGTGATTTTACCGATACATTAACCTTAAATACTATTTTTGACGGGGCAGTTAAGTCAGGCGGTAATATCTTAATAAAATCGGGTAGTACTCTTGATTTATCGGGGGTTTCAACTTTAGCACTTGTTGTTACTGCTACTAATTTTGATATTAATAATATAGATCCAAATACAAAATATACAGTAATATATGCAGAAACAGCTGGTGGTTTAAAGCCTGCTCCCGCAGATAATGTTAAAATAACTATTAACAATGAAAACCGTTTTGTTGACTTTACTTTTGATGCATCGTCTTTAACTTTATTTGCAGAAGACATATCTGGAGCAGTGATAGAAAAAGATTTTACAGGGGTTACTCAAAGATCGCTTGAAATAATGGCACAAGCACAAAACGGTTCAGATGCACGTCAGGCTCTCAATAATGACTTTGGGTGTATGACAAATTCACAGGTAGTAGAAGCTGTAAGTCATCTAATACAAGATGTTGTAAAACCTAGCGATACTATAGCTAATGTTAATAATCAAATTATAACAAGTAATATATCAAGTAGTTTAATTAATCTAAATGCTAGAATTGATGAACTACAGCCGGCTTCCATATCTGCAGGTGATGAGGATAGAGATGCTAAGTTTGGTGCGTGGATAACCCCATTTGTCGGTAATGCAACGCAAAAGATGTCTAATAATGTAAGTGGTTATAAGTCTGATACAACTGGTGGCACTATAGGTTTTGACGGTTTAGTTAGCGATGATTTAATGTTAGGGATTGCATATACAAGGGCTGATACCGATATCAAACTGAAAAATAATAAGACAGGCGATAAGAATAAAGTACAGACTAACATCTATTCTTTATACAGTTTATATAACTTGCCTTATGAAAATTTCTTTGTTGAAGCTATAACAGCTTACTCGGATAATACAATAAGAAGTAAATCAAGACGTATTGCAGCGGCAGTGAATACTGTTGCTTATCAAACTGCAAGCGGTAAGTATAAATCTGAAAGTTATGTAGGTCAGTTAATGGCAGGCTATACTTATGTAATGCCTGAGAACATTAATCTAACACCAGTAGCAGGGCTTAGATACTTAGCTATCAAAGATAAAGGATATAAAGAAACCGGAGCTACTTACCAAAATCTTATCATTAAAGGAAAGACCTATAACAGTTTTGATGGAATGTTAGGAGCGAAACTATCAAGTAATATCAATGTCAGTGATGTAGTGCTAAAACCTGAGCTTTACGCAATGGTTGATTATGCATTTAGGAATAAAGTGCCAGCTATTGATGCAAGATTACAAGGTATGGCACAACCATTCCCGACTAATAGTCTCAAACAGAACAAAATAAGCTTTGATGTTGGCATTGGTGTTACTGCTAAGTACAAAATGATGGAATACAGCATTAACTACGATACAAATATCGGAAGTAAGTATTTCGCACAGCAAGGTAGTGTAAAAGTTCGTGTAAACTTCTAA